The genomic DNA AAATGAGTGCGACAAGCTTTGCGCCTATGCCACAGAAACAAAAAGAGATATTAACAACGACATGATTCGCCAGGTCTGCCCGGGGGTACTCTCCGCCGACCCCTTTGCGCTTGCGCGCTTGATGCTGCGCGGCAATTTGCAGGCGGTGCTCTCACAAGTGGACACACTGATGCGATTGCGCCAACCGGTCATCATGATTTTAGCAAATCTCAGCGGTGCTTTTTGTGATCTTGCGCGTGCTTGCGCTGCCCGTGCAAGCGGCCGTGCCGCGTCTGACCTGACCGCCGATTTTTCTTACCGTTTTGCCTGGCGCGCTCAAAACGCTTATCGCGATTGCGCCAGACTTAATGCCGCTGCAATCTATTCGGTGTGTGAGCTGCTATGCGAGGCCGATGCTACCCTTAAAAGTAGCAGTGCCGATGAACGCATCGTGCTTGAGACTACCATCATCCGCGCCATGCGCACGTTGCAAAAGGGTGGGGCGGTATGTTGATAAAGGTAAGACAGCCCATCATCGTTGAGGGGCGATATGACCGTATCCGCCTTGCATCGCTCATCGACGGCGTCATTATCGAAACTGGCGGCTTTCGCATCTTTAAGGATAAGGCACTGCTCGATTCTCTACGCCATATCGCCCGCACCACAGGGCTTATTTTGCTTACCGATTCGGATCAGGCAGGTTTTCGCATTCGTAATTTTTTAAAAAACGCCATGGGGCCCAATGCGAAACTAACGCAGGTTTATATCCCCGGCATCAAGGGCGTAGAGCGCCGAAAGCAAGCCCCCTCGGCTGAGGGGCTATTGGGCGTTGAGGGTATGGATTCCGAGACGCTACGCGCCGCGTTTGAGCGGGCAGGCGTGGGCTGTGAGACGGTTGTGCAAAAAAGCAATCTTACTGCGGCGGATCTGTTCGACGCCGGGCTGACCGGCAAGCCCGAGAGCGCTACCCGCCGCCGAGCACTGCTGCGAAAGCTACACCTGCCGGAGCGGTTGTCGAATTCGGCTATGCTCACGATGCTTAACACCCTGCTTACCCGCGAGGAATTTTTTACGTTGGCAGCGTCTCTGCCGCAATAGTGCAGAAAAAGGAGGGAACGCCATGCAGTTTATTGACCTTGGTTTTTTGTTTTTGCTGCTTCCGATGTCGGCGGCAGTTTATTACTGCGTTCCCCAAAAATATAAACCCGCCGTTTTGTTGGGCATTTCGGTGTGTTTTTACTATTTGATGCAGCCTGACTCTATCTGGTTGCTGCTCACTGTCATACCCGACTGCCTGCTGCTGGCACACCTGAGCCATAGTGCCTCTGAAAACCAAAAAAATATTCTGCTCTTTAGGCTGTGCATTATCAAAAATTTTATCGTCATGCTGGTTTTCGGCCTT from Oscillospiraceae bacterium MB24-C1 includes the following:
- a CDS encoding DUF4093 domain-containing protein, coding for MLIKVRQPIIVEGRYDRIRLASLIDGVIIETGGFRIFKDKALLDSLRHIARTTGLILLTDSDQAGFRIRNFLKNAMGPNAKLTQVYIPGIKGVERRKQAPSAEGLLGVEGMDSETLRAAFERAGVGCETVVQKSNLTAADLFDAGLTGKPESATRRRALLRKLHLPERLSNSAMLTMLNTLLTREEFFTLAASLPQ